One part of the Arthrobacter tumbae genome encodes these proteins:
- a CDS encoding ammonium transporter, with translation MDLTAGHVWVMVSAALVLLMTPGLAFFYGGMTRAKAALNMMMMSFIAVGLVGIVWVLWGYSMTGGDGVAQLFGNPFASFGLEGLIGTEDMIGAGYGVTFAIITVALISGAIADRAKFGAWSLFVPIWVTAVYCPLAFMVWGGGLLSAEGAIGSAVGEAIDFAGGTVVHISAGVAALVLAIILGKRQGFGKDPAHRPHNVPLVMLGAALLWFGWFGFNGGAASTAEEAGLIWVNTMAAPAAAMVGWLVLERFRDGRPTSLGAASGIVAGLVAITPACASVSPIGAVGLGMVSGAVCALAVGLKYRLGFDDSLDVVAVHLVAGTLGTIAIGFIALPVDGEGGGLFYGGGSGQLVAQIVSVLVAVTLSAVMTALIGLAIHKTIGFRVTPDNEVSGVDLSEHAETAYEFGGLGVGGQFHPFHATSQVPVADPGQQKVNS, from the coding sequence ATGGATCTGACAGCAGGTCACGTCTGGGTCATGGTTTCCGCCGCCCTGGTATTGCTCATGACCCCCGGACTGGCATTTTTCTATGGCGGCATGACCCGCGCCAAAGCAGCACTGAACATGATGATGATGAGCTTCATCGCCGTCGGACTGGTGGGCATCGTCTGGGTGCTGTGGGGTTACTCGATGACCGGGGGTGACGGCGTTGCCCAACTCTTCGGGAATCCGTTTGCCTCGTTCGGGCTTGAGGGACTCATCGGAACAGAAGACATGATCGGCGCAGGCTATGGTGTTACCTTCGCGATCATCACCGTCGCCCTGATCAGCGGCGCAATCGCAGACCGCGCCAAGTTCGGCGCCTGGTCGCTCTTCGTGCCCATCTGGGTCACAGCCGTCTACTGCCCGCTGGCCTTCATGGTCTGGGGCGGTGGACTGCTCAGCGCCGAAGGCGCCATCGGCAGCGCCGTTGGTGAGGCCATCGACTTCGCAGGCGGCACCGTCGTCCACATCAGCGCAGGGGTTGCGGCCCTTGTACTCGCCATCATTCTCGGCAAGCGGCAGGGCTTCGGCAAGGACCCTGCACACCGGCCGCACAATGTCCCGCTGGTCATGCTTGGCGCCGCCCTGCTGTGGTTCGGCTGGTTCGGTTTCAACGGCGGTGCCGCAAGTACCGCGGAAGAAGCAGGGCTGATCTGGGTCAACACCATGGCAGCGCCCGCAGCGGCGATGGTCGGCTGGCTCGTCCTCGAGCGTTTCCGCGACGGCCGGCCCACCTCCCTCGGAGCAGCCTCGGGCATTGTTGCCGGCCTCGTCGCCATCACGCCCGCCTGTGCAAGCGTGAGCCCCATCGGAGCGGTCGGACTGGGCATGGTCTCCGGTGCCGTGTGTGCGCTGGCTGTCGGCCTGAAGTACAGGCTCGGCTTTGATGACTCACTCGATGTGGTGGCAGTGCACCTGGTGGCAGGCACCCTGGGGACCATCGCGATCGGGTTCATCGCTCTGCCTGTTGACGGCGAGGGCGGCGGATTGTTCTACGGCGGTGGAAGCGGTCAGCTTGTCGCCCAAATCGTCTCTGTCCTCGTAGCCGTAACGCTGTCCGCGGTGATGACCGCCCTGATCGGTCTGGCGATCCACAAAACCATCGGGTTCCGCGTTACTCCTGACAACGAAGTATCCGGGGTTGACCTTTCTGAACACGCGGAAACTGCCTACGAATTCGGAGGGCTCGGCGTTGGAGGACAGTTCCACCCGTTCCACGCAACGTCCCAGGTTCCCGTCGCCGATCCCGGCCAGCAGAAGGTGAATTCATGA
- the ftsY gene encoding signal recognition particle-docking protein FtsY, protein MNEILPIVIYIVVALAVLGSLAALLVRSRRTPPGTYTTTRDADDDDGIASRGVGTDTLERPTDLDTGPDVVVPDDLRDLEDTRTGVETIPVETPDPVQGRLARLRARLAKSNNALGKGLLALLSRDRIDEDVWDEIEETLLLADLGTEPTTELVDALRERVKIAGSRSPEEVKGMLREELIKLVDPTMDRSLATDRHADRPAIVMVVGVNGVGKTTTVGKLARVLVAEDKDVLLGAADTFRAAAAEQLATWGQRVGVPTVKSDVDGADPASVAFEAVKAGIEGEVDVVMIDTAGRLQNKVGLMDELGKVKRVIEKQGSVDEVLLVLDATTGQNGLNQAKVFAEVVNITGIVLTKLDGTAKGGIVVAIQRSLGVPVKLIGLGEGADDLAPFEAEEFVDALLN, encoded by the coding sequence GTGAATGAGATCCTCCCGATAGTTATTTACATAGTCGTGGCCTTGGCCGTTTTGGGTTCGCTTGCGGCCCTGCTGGTGCGTTCGCGCCGCACGCCTCCCGGCACCTACACCACCACGCGGGACGCGGACGACGACGACGGTATCGCCTCACGCGGCGTCGGAACCGACACCCTGGAGAGGCCAACTGACCTCGATACCGGCCCCGACGTCGTCGTTCCTGATGACCTGAGGGATCTCGAAGACACCCGGACCGGCGTCGAGACCATACCGGTCGAGACCCCGGACCCTGTGCAGGGCCGGCTGGCCAGGTTGCGCGCGAGGCTGGCCAAATCCAACAACGCGCTCGGCAAGGGGCTCTTGGCGCTGCTGTCCAGGGACCGCATCGATGAGGACGTGTGGGATGAGATTGAGGAGACGCTGCTCCTGGCGGACCTCGGGACTGAACCGACCACCGAACTTGTCGATGCGCTTCGCGAACGGGTGAAGATCGCGGGCAGCCGCAGTCCGGAAGAGGTCAAGGGCATGCTCCGGGAGGAGCTGATCAAGCTTGTTGACCCCACCATGGACCGGTCGCTTGCCACCGATCGCCACGCAGACCGTCCCGCCATCGTGATGGTGGTCGGGGTGAACGGGGTGGGCAAGACCACCACGGTCGGCAAGCTCGCCCGCGTGCTCGTGGCGGAGGACAAGGATGTGCTGCTCGGTGCAGCAGACACCTTCCGCGCAGCCGCTGCTGAACAGCTGGCAACCTGGGGACAGCGGGTCGGGGTGCCCACGGTGAAATCAGACGTCGACGGCGCAGACCCCGCTTCCGTCGCCTTTGAGGCCGTCAAGGCTGGAATCGAAGGTGAGGTAGACGTCGTCATGATTGATACCGCCGGCCGCCTGCAGAACAAGGTTGGCTTGATGGATGAACTCGGCAAAGTCAAGCGCGTCATCGAGAAGCAGGGCTCGGTTGACGAGGTGCTCCTGGTCCTTGACGCGACCACCGGCCAGAACGGGTTGAACCAGGCCAAGGTGTTCGCGGAGGTCGTCAACATCACGGGAATTGTCCTGACCAAACTGGACGGTACCGCCAAGGGCGGCATTGTGGTGGCCATCCAGCGTTCGCTCGGGGTACCGGTGAAGCTGATCGGTCTCGGCGAGGGCGCTGACGACCTTGCGCCGTTCGAAGCCGAAGAATTCGTCGACGCGCTCCTGAACTGA
- a CDS encoding P-II family nitrogen regulator: protein MKLVTAIVRPDKLDSVREALENYGVQGLTVSQASGYGRQRGHTEVYRGAEYTVDLLQKARVEVLVSDASVTDIVDVLVSTANTGRAGDGKVWVLPVDDAVRVRTGERGEAAL from the coding sequence ATGAAACTGGTTACAGCCATCGTTCGTCCCGACAAGCTGGACAGCGTGAGGGAAGCTCTGGAGAACTACGGCGTTCAAGGTCTCACGGTCAGCCAGGCAAGCGGCTACGGCCGCCAGCGCGGGCACACCGAGGTCTACCGTGGAGCGGAATACACCGTCGATCTCCTCCAGAAAGCCCGCGTAGAGGTGCTCGTGTCGGACGCCTCGGTCACGGACATCGTGGACGTGCTTGTTTCCACGGCAAACACGGGCCGGGCTGGTGACGGGAAGGTCTGGGTCCTCCCGGTGGATGATGCCGTCCGCGTCCGTACGGGCGAGCGCGGGGAAGCGGCGCTCTGA
- a CDS encoding alpha/beta fold hydrolase has protein sequence MRSDRVVFVHGAGTYGAAAWPRQHGMALEFDCLFVRRHGFDPVAAPLPTNFAADQRIVEEALGQGGHLVAASQGAVSAMMLAVERPELVRSLVLAEPACLSLTAELPATAAHRARVEPLFARAADLTDEDFNREFARAVFASEPRPLSTAEDRDRARRLRLQAPPWTAPLAIVPGVPTLVLTGGWEPLYEEVAEYLAGTGAVHHVVGGGHRPQDTDEGDAVLRGFIRGHAAAGSESGR, from the coding sequence ATGAGAAGCGATCGGGTTGTCTTTGTGCACGGTGCCGGAACCTACGGTGCGGCTGCCTGGCCCAGGCAGCACGGAATGGCGCTTGAGTTCGACTGTCTCTTTGTGCGCCGTCACGGATTCGATCCTGTTGCTGCTCCGCTCCCGACGAACTTCGCGGCAGACCAGCGAATCGTCGAGGAGGCACTGGGGCAAGGAGGTCATCTCGTGGCGGCGTCGCAGGGCGCCGTGTCGGCGATGATGCTCGCCGTCGAGAGGCCGGAACTGGTCCGGTCGCTGGTCCTGGCAGAGCCGGCATGCTTGTCCCTCACCGCGGAACTGCCGGCAACTGCGGCGCACCGGGCGCGGGTGGAGCCGCTCTTCGCACGCGCTGCGGATTTGACTGACGAAGACTTCAACCGGGAATTTGCCCGGGCCGTTTTCGCCTCCGAACCCCGGCCTTTGAGCACCGCGGAGGATCGTGACCGTGCCCGCCGCCTCAGATTGCAGGCGCCTCCGTGGACGGCTCCGCTCGCTATAGTCCCCGGCGTTCCCACCCTCGTCCTGACGGGTGGTTGGGAGCCGCTCTATGAAGAGGTGGCTGAGTATCTGGCGGGGACCGGGGCGGTGCATCACGTAGTTGGAGGAGGGCATCGCCCTCAGGACACCGACGAGGGGGACGCCGTTCTTCGCGGGTTCATTCGAGGCCACGCCGCAGCAGGTTCTGAATCCGGGCGCTGA
- the ffh gene encoding signal recognition particle protein, with the protein MFNSLSDRLTATFKNLRGKGRLSEADVDATVREIRRALLDADVAVPVVRAFTAQVKERALGLEVSQALNPGQQIVKIVNEELVGILGGETRRLRLAKNPPTVIMLAGLQGAGKTTLAGKLAKWLKGQGHSPLLVACDLQRPNAVKQLQVNGQRAGVPVFAPHPGVSSEFEASTGNPVDVARQGVAEARTKLHDVVIVDTAGRLGIDAELMQQASDIRDAVNPDEVLFVIDAMIGQDAVNTAQAFNEGVNFTGVVLTKLDGDARGGAALSVASVTGKPVMFASTGEALTDFEVFHPDRMASRILDMGDILTLIEQAEKAWDKDEAARMAKKFADQEDFTLDDFLAQMQQIRNMGSMKKMLMMMPGAANMREQLENFDEREIDRVEAIVRSMTPHERVAPKIINGSRRARIARGSGVHVSEVNGLLERFGQAQKMMRKMAAGGGIPGMPGMPGPGGFNGGARKGKANAKGKKKPRSGNPAKAAQEAAAAEARRNGQRTSVPTGAAFGQQENFDPSSLNLPKGFEKFLGK; encoded by the coding sequence GTGTTCAATTCACTTTCAGACCGGTTGACAGCGACCTTCAAGAACCTGCGCGGAAAGGGCCGGCTTTCGGAGGCCGACGTCGACGCCACGGTTCGCGAGATCCGTCGCGCCCTGCTTGACGCTGACGTTGCTGTGCCGGTGGTGCGGGCTTTCACGGCGCAGGTCAAGGAACGAGCCCTCGGCCTCGAAGTCTCCCAGGCTCTCAACCCGGGACAGCAGATCGTCAAGATTGTGAACGAGGAGCTGGTGGGTATCCTCGGCGGTGAGACACGCCGCCTCCGACTCGCCAAGAACCCGCCCACGGTCATCATGCTTGCCGGTCTTCAGGGCGCGGGCAAGACCACGCTGGCGGGCAAGCTGGCCAAGTGGCTCAAGGGCCAGGGCCACAGTCCGCTGCTGGTTGCCTGTGACCTTCAGCGGCCCAACGCTGTCAAGCAGCTGCAAGTCAACGGTCAGCGGGCAGGCGTTCCGGTGTTCGCTCCGCATCCGGGTGTGAGTTCCGAGTTCGAGGCGTCCACCGGCAACCCTGTGGATGTTGCCCGTCAGGGCGTCGCCGAGGCACGAACCAAGCTTCACGACGTCGTCATCGTCGACACCGCGGGCCGTCTCGGTATCGATGCCGAGCTGATGCAGCAGGCGTCTGACATCCGCGACGCCGTCAATCCGGATGAAGTGCTCTTCGTCATTGACGCGATGATCGGCCAGGATGCGGTGAATACTGCGCAGGCCTTCAACGAGGGCGTCAATTTCACCGGTGTGGTGCTGACCAAGCTCGACGGCGATGCCCGCGGTGGTGCCGCGCTTTCCGTGGCGTCGGTCACCGGCAAACCGGTCATGTTTGCTTCGACAGGCGAGGCGCTGACGGACTTCGAGGTCTTCCATCCGGACCGGATGGCCTCCCGCATCCTCGACATGGGAGACATCCTCACCCTGATCGAACAGGCCGAAAAAGCGTGGGACAAGGACGAGGCCGCCCGGATGGCGAAGAAATTCGCCGACCAGGAGGACTTCACGCTCGATGACTTCCTCGCGCAGATGCAGCAGATCCGCAACATGGGTTCCATGAAGAAGATGCTCATGATGATGCCGGGCGCGGCCAACATGCGTGAACAGCTGGAGAACTTCGACGAGCGCGAGATCGACCGGGTGGAAGCGATTGTCCGCTCAATGACCCCCCATGAGCGGGTTGCCCCCAAGATCATCAACGGCTCCCGCCGCGCACGCATTGCGCGCGGCTCCGGCGTGCACGTCTCCGAGGTGAACGGGCTGCTTGAGCGGTTCGGGCAGGCACAGAAAATGATGCGCAAGATGGCCGCCGGCGGCGGCATTCCCGGAATGCCCGGAATGCCCGGTCCGGGCGGCTTCAACGGCGGGGCACGGAAGGGCAAGGCGAACGCCAAGGGAAAGAAGAAGCCCCGCTCGGGCAACCCCGCCAAGGCCGCCCAGGAGGCGGCTGCCGCAGAGGCGCGCCGGAATGGTCAGCGCACGTCCGTTCCAACGGGTGCCGCTTTCGGTCAGCAGGAAAACTTTGATCCCTCATCATTGAACCTCCCGAAGGGTTTCGAAAAGTTCCTCGGGAAATAG
- a CDS encoding MFS transporter, translating to MVAFRNFSRRTKPGAAAEERPRLPREIKVLIAAAFVIAIGFGLVAPVLPQFAQSFGVGATAAAVIVSAFAFTRLVFAPAGGKLVERLGERPVYVAGLLIVALSTAATAFAADYGQLLIFRGLGGIGSTMFTISAMGLIVRIAPAGMRGRVTGAYASAFLLGSIAGPFLGGLLAGFGLRVPFLVYAGALLIAAAVVFFQLKDSTLGSRKAAAAQPVLTVREAVRDSAYRAALVSGFANGWASFGVRMALVPLFAAAVLGAGPEVAGISLAFFAGGTALALTVSGRLADSLGRKPLVLTGLAVNGAAMACLGLTTDVATFLAVSVVAGIGAGILNPAQQAAVADVIGNDRSGGKVLAAFQMSTDTGAIFGPILAGLLVDAFSYGWAFGLTGVTALAAFLMWTAARETLVDADRSVRRPPAAG from the coding sequence GTGGTTGCTTTCAGAAACTTTTCCCGGCGCACGAAACCAGGCGCTGCCGCTGAAGAACGCCCTCGCCTGCCGCGCGAAATCAAGGTACTCATTGCCGCGGCCTTCGTCATCGCGATCGGCTTCGGGCTGGTTGCGCCGGTGCTCCCCCAGTTCGCGCAGAGCTTCGGTGTGGGGGCGACAGCCGCTGCCGTGATCGTCAGCGCCTTCGCGTTCACCCGGCTGGTGTTTGCGCCCGCCGGCGGCAAATTGGTCGAACGGCTCGGTGAGCGGCCGGTCTACGTGGCCGGTCTGTTGATTGTCGCGCTGTCGACGGCGGCAACCGCGTTCGCCGCCGACTACGGGCAGCTGCTGATTTTCCGCGGCCTTGGCGGTATCGGCTCGACCATGTTCACGATCTCGGCGATGGGCCTCATTGTCCGGATTGCTCCGGCGGGGATGCGCGGACGGGTGACGGGCGCTTATGCCTCGGCGTTCCTTCTCGGAAGTATCGCCGGCCCATTCCTGGGCGGACTACTGGCCGGGTTCGGCCTTCGGGTCCCGTTCCTGGTCTACGCGGGCGCACTGTTGATTGCGGCCGCCGTCGTCTTCTTCCAGCTCAAGGACTCCACTCTGGGCAGCCGCAAGGCAGCTGCCGCCCAGCCGGTCCTCACCGTTCGGGAAGCTGTCCGGGATTCGGCGTACCGGGCCGCACTGGTATCCGGCTTCGCCAACGGCTGGGCATCATTCGGCGTCAGGATGGCGCTCGTGCCGCTGTTTGCAGCGGCAGTTCTCGGGGCGGGCCCTGAAGTGGCCGGGATTTCGCTGGCCTTCTTCGCCGGGGGTACCGCGCTGGCACTCACCGTCTCCGGCAGGCTTGCCGATTCGCTGGGAAGGAAGCCGCTGGTGCTCACCGGCCTCGCAGTGAACGGTGCGGCGATGGCGTGCCTCGGCCTGACCACTGACGTGGCCACGTTCCTGGCCGTCTCGGTGGTCGCAGGCATCGGGGCCGGCATCCTGAACCCGGCACAGCAGGCAGCTGTTGCCGACGTCATCGGCAATGACAGGAGCGGCGGCAAGGTACTGGCCGCTTTTCAGATGAGCACCGACACCGGGGCCATCTTCGGGCCGATCCTGGCCGGACTGCTCGTGGATGCCTTCTCCTACGGCTGGGCTTTCGGGCTGACCGGCGTGACCGCCCTGGCTGCTTTCCTGATGTGGACGGCGGCACGCGAAACGCTGGTCGACGCGGACCGGTCCGTCAGGCGTCCACCAGCCGCTGGCTGA
- a CDS encoding glucose-6-phosphate dehydrogenase, whose amino-acid sequence MTTHAIDEQASGHQFQGQAIKTLLILGASGDLTGRLLLPGLARLVRHGKAKGITLVGAGSDAWSAEDWQERLATSFAAATPDSGTRNDDGALEQICAASTYHQVDVTAKGSLAGLIAGLQPPVAIYFALPPAVSEKACATLEPEDLPEGSRLVMEKPFGTDRESATRLNTILGRLVPEDHIHRVDHFLGKATVLNILGLRFANRLLEPVWNSLHIDSVDIIFDEKLTLENRARYYDGAGALKDMIQSHLLQVMAVIAMNAPSTLHERDLRDHIGTVLRASSVHPDFRSSTRRARYTAGTIDAREVPNYVDESGVDPSRGTETLAEIVVSINNERWAGVPFRLRSGKSLGRIRKEAVITFKPVNHLPDGFTGVDSPTRLRIGFGPDTLELDLDVNGPGDVFCLDRATLQAELNASELLPYGEVLDGVLSGDPTLSVRGDTAEDCWRIVEPVLEAWKANDVPMDEYSAGSAGPSNW is encoded by the coding sequence GTGACTACTCATGCGATCGACGAACAGGCATCCGGACACCAGTTCCAGGGGCAGGCCATAAAGACGTTGCTGATACTCGGTGCCTCGGGCGACCTCACCGGCCGTCTGCTGCTGCCCGGGCTGGCGCGGCTTGTGAGGCACGGAAAGGCCAAAGGAATAACCCTGGTGGGAGCCGGCTCGGACGCCTGGAGCGCTGAGGACTGGCAGGAGCGCCTCGCCACCTCCTTCGCCGCGGCGACGCCGGATTCCGGCACCCGCAATGACGACGGCGCCCTCGAACAGATCTGCGCAGCCAGTACCTATCACCAGGTTGATGTCACAGCGAAGGGTTCACTGGCAGGACTGATTGCCGGACTCCAGCCGCCGGTCGCGATCTATTTCGCCCTACCGCCGGCCGTCAGTGAGAAGGCCTGCGCCACACTCGAACCTGAGGACCTGCCGGAGGGTTCACGCCTGGTGATGGAGAAGCCGTTCGGCACCGACAGGGAATCGGCAACCCGGTTGAACACGATTCTGGGCCGGCTGGTGCCTGAGGACCACATCCACCGGGTGGATCATTTCCTCGGTAAGGCGACGGTCCTGAATATCCTCGGGCTGCGGTTCGCGAACCGCCTGCTGGAACCGGTGTGGAACAGCCTCCACATCGATTCCGTGGACATCATCTTCGACGAGAAGTTGACGCTCGAGAACCGCGCTCGATATTACGACGGCGCCGGTGCGCTGAAGGATATGATCCAGAGCCATCTGCTGCAGGTGATGGCGGTCATCGCGATGAATGCGCCCTCGACGCTGCACGAGCGGGACCTGAGGGACCATATCGGAACCGTGCTGAGGGCCAGCTCGGTGCATCCGGATTTCCGCTCCAGTACCCGGCGTGCCCGCTATACCGCGGGAACCATCGACGCGCGCGAGGTTCCCAACTATGTGGACGAAAGCGGCGTCGATCCGTCGCGTGGCACCGAGACGCTCGCCGAGATTGTGGTGTCGATCAACAACGAACGGTGGGCGGGGGTTCCCTTCCGGTTGCGGTCGGGAAAGTCGCTCGGGCGCATCCGGAAGGAGGCGGTAATCACTTTCAAGCCGGTGAATCACCTTCCGGACGGCTTCACCGGGGTTGACTCCCCTACCCGGCTGCGCATCGGTTTCGGTCCGGACACGCTAGAGCTGGATCTTGACGTGAACGGTCCCGGCGATGTCTTCTGCCTGGACCGGGCAACCCTGCAGGCGGAACTGAATGCCTCGGAGCTCCTGCCCTACGGTGAAGTTCTCGATGGCGTGCTGTCCGGCGACCCGACGCTGTCTGTCCGAGGCGACACGGCTGAGGACTGCTGGCGTATCGTCGAGCCGGTGCTGGAGGCCTGGAAAGCCAACGATGTGCCGATGGACGAATACTCCGCCGGATCGGCCGGCCCGTCGAACTGGTGA